TTTTTTGCTCTTTGattttaaaaaggttaaactttctcttccatatgatatttttgttggTACTAATGGATTAAAcatttgttgaatttttattctgGGGCTTGAATTTGAATTCTTGATTTATTTCCCTCAGTCTACTCTCAGTTGTAGAGCTTAAAGTTTGTATCTTTTTGGTGAAGTTTGTTCAACTTTTATCATTTCTGGAACTCCTTTCGGATGAAATGACTGTttcttgatttatttccttcaATTTCAGAGCTTAACGTTTGAATCTTTTTTGTGAAGCTTGCTCATATTTGATCATTTCTAGAACCCTTTTTGGATGAAATGGCTGTttcttgatttatttccttcaATCCACTCTCAGTTTCCTTCAATTTCAGAGCTTAAAGTTTGAATCCTTTTTTTGTGAAATTTGCTCATATTTGATCATTTCTAGAACCCCTTTTGGAGGGAATGGCAGTTTCTTTGACTCGTTTATCATGGTGGTGGTGGGGTGGGAAAGAGAAAGAACCAGTGTCTAATGGTTCTTCTTCAATGAATCCATTGCaagattttggatttgggttgaaGGAACAAGGTGATAGCTTGAAGTTTAAGTCAGTGAGGGGAGCTAATAATGTGGCCTCCTCAACTACTAGGAAAGTGAAGAGGAAATGGAAGAGTAGAGAGGAGAGGATTAAGAGGGTTGATAAGAAGTATGATGTAGTGTTGGTGCCATCGGATGGTGTTTGTTTATCAGGTTCTGAATCCGATGACTCGGACTGGTCTATTGGGTGGCTGGAACCACATGCCCCTGATTTCCAGAATGATGATGAGGCTGATGACAGTTTTGCTGTGTTGGTTCCTTGCTACAGGCATGATTGTATTAGAGAAATAGAAGAGCCAAACAATCAGTTTTTAAGCGCCATTGAGAACCTTTCAAATGAGTATTCTGCTGGTAAGAGCTATAGATATGttcttgtttttactttttgctGCACTAATTCTGTAGAATAACATCTTTCTGTTAGTAGATGTGGCATTTGTAGTTAAATCTGCAGTGTTGGATTATTGGTCTTTGATGACTATGATTTGAGTTTCATTGTGCTTGTTTACAACTGCCCCTGCTTTGACATAGTGACAACTTTGGAGCTGAATTTGTTAAATTAGTTGttagttgttgctattgtttgttGTTTTATTTTCACTGTTCCTTGAGCAAAGTTTCTATTGGAAACAACTTATCTACCtttacaaggtaggggtaaggtctgcgtaccaGACCGCACTTGTGGGATTACCCTGGGTTTGTTGTAGTTGTAGTAATGTGTGGACTGAGAAAACTATACATGTGAGGTTGCAGTACTGTTATCCTTAATGATACCAAGTGTGGGGTTACAAGCATCACATAATAGCTTCTAAAAAGTAGAAGCCCGTCTCCTGTTAGGGCACAGATGGATAGAGTACAATCATTGGATTTAGATATTAATGAGCAATACTTGAATAGGGGGATAGGTAATATTATTGGAGTGGAACTGGTGGGCTTATTTACTGTTATTGGACTACACTTAATGAGCATTATATATCATCTCTTTTGTTGTGTTTGACAATGAAAACCCGCAACAAACTTTCGTAATAACATAATGCAGCGAGTTCTACAAATTCCCTCTTGGTGATAATACTTTTCACCCCAGCCTTTTTGGTTCATACAGAAACCTACAGAGAGAGCAGTGGACAAGGAACTGAACTTAAAAAccattttttcctttctttatttggtttaactcttagaaatggaaaaggaaagtggaaaaagaaattgaatgaaCGATGTTTTTGTTTCCAAGCTTAGAGTTGTATTTTCCTTAACCAATTCAAAGCCTGCAAACCTTGTTATGAGTTCTTTTAGATAGATTACTATTTTCTTTATGATTGTCTGTGTAGTGTCTATCAAGCTTATGATCAAATATGATCTTAGTTTCCTTCTTCTTGTCTGAAATTCTTGTTATACTTGCAGAGGGTAAGAAGTACATGAAGCAATGGCTATCTTCTCTTCAGAATTTTTGAATCTATTGCATCCGGTCGTTGTTCTGCATTAGTAAATTTCTGAAGCAGTAGCTATCTTTTAGTATACGAGGAGATATGGAAGTTCTAAATTAATATTGAATATTAGTGGCAGCAGGTCAGCATTTTCATTTGCGAGAGCCAAATAATCAAGTTTATTGTGGCAGTGATCTGTGGTTACAAGCTCAAAAATACAAACCATTGTCATCTTCAAACTTTGGAATTGATCAACTTCTGTTATGGCTTTGGGGAGGGGGGGTGGGGATTGGGAATTTGACATGTGAAGCTGATTTTTAGTGTAAATATAGCTAATGTGAATATGGGAGAAGTATTATACTTTTGGCTGCTGCTGTTGTAAATAAAGCATCTGTCTTCCAAAATCTGGACAAGTGAAACATCATTGTTTATATCTTGATTATACATTAATGTTAAATATTATCTTCTCACTCTGTCTAATT
The sequence above is drawn from the Nicotiana tabacum cultivar K326 chromosome 13, ASM71507v2, whole genome shotgun sequence genome and encodes:
- the LOC107782833 gene encoding uncharacterized protein LOC107782833, translating into MAVSLTRLSWWWWGGKEKEPVSNGSSSMNPLQDFGFGLKEQGDSLKFKSVRGANNVASSTTRKVKRKWKSREERIKRVDKKYDVVLVPSDGVCLSGSESDDSDWSIGWLEPHAPDFQNDDEADDSFAVLVPCYRHDCIREIEEPNNQFLSAIENLSNEYSAEGKKYMKQWLSSLQNF